The following coding sequences are from one Gossypium hirsutum isolate 1008001.06 chromosome A12, Gossypium_hirsutum_v2.1, whole genome shotgun sequence window:
- the LOC107954541 gene encoding S-adenosyl-L-methionine:benzoic acid/salicylic acid carboxyl methyltransferase 2 → MEVVQVLHMNGGVGETSYANNSFVQQKVITMTKPITEDAITKLYCSTYPEEIAIADLGCSSGPNTFFVVSELIKAVNSVRQKICQKSPEYQVFLNDLPGNDFNTIFRSLSIFQNKLREQLGPGIGPCFFTGVPGSFYGRLFRKNSLHFVHSSYSLQWLSQVPRGLENNKGNIYMASTSPPNVLKAYYEQFQQDFSLFLKCRSEELVDGGRMVLTFLGRRSDDPSSKECCYIWELLAMALNDMVLEGVIEEEKLNSFNIPQYTPSPAEVKYEVEKEGSFSIDRLEVTEVNWNAYQNETDLSDAFKDGGYNVAKCMRAVAEPLLFSHFGEAIIDEVFRRYREIVADRMSKEKTEFVNVIISLKKA, encoded by the exons ATGGAAGTAGTTCAAGTTCTTCATATGAATGGAGGAGTTGGAGAAACCAGCTATGCAAACAATTCTTTTGTTCAG CAAAAGGTGATAACCATGACAAAGCCAATCACGGAGGACGCCATAACTAAGCTCTATTGCAGCACTTATCCGGAAGAAATAGCCATCGCAGATTTGGGTTGTTCTTCCGGACCCAACACTTTCTTTGTGGTATCTGAACTTATCAAAGCGGTGAATAGTGTTCGCCAAAAGATCTGCCAAAAATCCCCCGAGTATCAAGTGTTTTTGAATGATCTTCCTGGGAATGACTTCAACACCATTTTCAGGTCCTTGTCTATCTTCCAGAACAAACTGAGGGAGCAACTTGGACCCGGCATTGGACCATGTTTTTTCACTGGAGTACCTGGTTCTTTCTACGGAAGGCTTTTCAGGAAAAACAGCCTTCATTTTGTACACTCTTCCTATAGTCTGCAATGGCTCTCTCAG GTTCCTCGAGGGCTGGAAAATAATAAAGGGAACATTTACATGGCTAGCACAAGTCCACCAAACGTGCTTAAGGCATACTATGAGCAATTCCAACAGGATTTTTCCTTGTTTTTGAAGTGTAGATCAGAGGAACTGGTGGATGGAGGGCGTATGGTTTTGACATTTTTAGGGAGAAGAAGTGATGATCCTTCAAGCAAAGAGTGTTGTTACATTTGGGAGCTTTTGGCCATGGCTCTCAATGATATGGTCCTTGAG GGAGTGATAGAAGAAGAGAAACTGAACAGCTTCAACATCCCACAATACACACCATCGCCAGCAGAGGTTAAATATGAGGTTGAGAAGGAAGGGTCGTTCAGCATCGATCGACTGGAAGTAACTGAAGTGAATTGGAATGCTTATCAAAACGAAACTGACTTATCTGATGCATTTAAAGATGGTGGGTACAACGTCGCCAAGTGCATGAGAGCTGTGGCTGAACCACTGCTTTTCAGCCACTTTGGTGAAGCAATCATCGATGAAGTGTTTCGAAGGTACAGAGAAATTGTTGCTGATCGCATGTCCAAAGAGAAGACTGAGTTTGTCAATGTcattatttctcttaaaaaagcTTGA